The Sabethes cyaneus chromosome 1, idSabCyanKW18_F2, whole genome shotgun sequence DNA segment actccattttccattttgccaccaagtatagatcgcagaattttacgctcaaaaaccccaagcactcgccgatcagcttcctttagcgtccatgattcgtgtccgtaaagggccaccgggaggattagtgttctgtagagcgccagttttgtgcgaatttgcaaactacgggacttcagctggctacgtaatccgtagaaagcccgattcgcggctgcaactcgtcgtttcacttcgcggcttacatcgttgtcacatgtcacgagtgtaccaaggtatataaattcctacactacttcatatcgtttcccatctaactccacctcggcaccaacaccacttgagctcccacgttccctaccagcaaccatgtacttcgttttggcggtattaatggtaagtcccaatctcgctgcttcccttttaaagggcctaaaggcctcttctactgctctacggttgattccgatgatatcgacgtcatccgcaaaaccaagaagcatgtgagatttcgtgatgatagttccattcctttccacgtttgctcttcgtaatgcaccttccaaggcaatgttgaatagcaggttcgagagtgcgtccccttgcttcagtccatccaacgtcacgaaagcagctgaggtctcacccgctattctaacgcatgatttggatccatccagcgtcgcacgaatcagcgtaactagtttcgtcggaaaaccatgttctagcattatctgccacagctcatttcgtttaactgaattgtacgccgctttaaaatccacaaacagatggtgtgtctgcaagttgtactcccggaacttgtctagcaactggcgcagggtaaacatctgatccgtcgtggagcgaccctcacgaaaacccgcttggtactcgccgacgaaggactccgctaacggtctcagtctgcagaacaggatacgggaaagcaccttgtaggcagaattgagcaatgtaattcctcgatagtttttacactccattcgatgtccctttttgaaaattgggcaaatgaggccatccaaccactcctccggcatttgttcttcctcccagatcctgacaatgatccggtggattgcttcgtacagccgctcgctccccgcttttagaagttcagccgggataccgtccttcccagcagccttaccgtttttcagctcactgattgccttcttaacctcttcctgtgttggtggctccacagcttgaccatcgcttacaatttctatcctgtccctgctgatctcctcatttacctctccattcaatagtgtcaggaagtgctccttccacctggctgctaccgccgttttgtcggtaagcaggttgccagcactatcattgcacatcacaggcatggcaaaattcctgcttctcaccgttttatagaaactccgtgtgtcgttgctggcgtatcgctcctctgcgccggcaagctcctcgtactcgcgtttctttagacgatggattcttttttccgtagctctagtctctctgtatctctctctgttttgacgcgttgccgcagtgagcatgcgactcctggcctggttcttttcgtctgtcactctctggcattcggcatcaaaccagctgttacgctgtcttccacgcgtcgtgcctaccacctctcttgctgttgtttggatggcaccatggatgttcctccacagcccatttatatcttcttcttctacctgctgttctgcgattcgctggtcaagcttcctggcgtactccactgcaacgccgtctgccgttaaccgctggatgttgaaacgcagcgtcctttcagtgcgagctttcgccgtgttcgacagccttgcgcgaatcttactcactacgagatagtggtcagagtcgatatttggtccacgaaaagaccgtacatcgataacatccgaaaagtgtcggccgtcaatcaagacatgatcgatctgagagctagagtctccatttggatgcctccaggtttgtttccgaatattcaaacgtggaaagtaggtgctacagatggccatccctctggccgcggcaaaatttatgagcctcagaccgttatcattggtcgacagatgcaggctatgtcttccaataactggacggaagaattcctccctcccgatctgcgcgtttgcatctccgatgatgattttcacgtcgtgttttgggcactctccataggtcctctcaagcttgtcgtaaaactcatctttagcatcatcggatttatcatttgtcggtgcgtataagttgattaggctatagttgaagaatttgcccttaatcctcaacacgcatatacggtcatctacgggcctccaccggataactcgttgcttttgttttcccaacactacgaaaccgactccatgttcagctttcttaccgccactgtagtagatgtggtacttaaaagaagtgcctgcaatagggtctactgcacggaactccctttctccggaatttggccaccgaacttcctgaatagcagcgatctccactccgagttgatgcagctctcgagcaagcaagccagcccgtgccggttcatggagagttcggacattccaggtaccaagtttccaatcgttatcccttaatcgtttccttgtcccttgccgtgtcctataccgattgttccgtcctgaatttctttgttcgttgttcgtggtaattgagttttcggtatactacctcaccggggtcgcgatacctacatcccgctgatgggtctgccatcttaggtatagcttgcgggatacagcatttcatattcagccgcccgttacgagacagacgctgtgtgagccgcccctcacctggagaacaggcgctctagttcgcacctcctagcttagctgcttcagtaagtacatgaagcatttccgggtaaggccatcgaccgtcatcatttgacttagatctgcgtggaggcgccaggtgggagcttgagagagccagagctatgtttgacgctccttccaggtaactctctccatttcatacccagtgttgataaaatatagcaaaaaacaAGCATAAAACACGGAAAACAGTATTGACACACCGATTGCGTAGCGAAGTACTGAAGGGACACTAAACGTAAGTTTCTCTTATGTCTACGGCTAACAATACTTACTATATACATAAAAACATACAAAGAACTTAGCGATatgaataacaaaaaaacaaatctaatcaattgtgttatacaaaattttataatCTCGTACCATAGGAATTTTTTAACGCTGCTGTTAAATACACGTTATTAAATCGGAAAACCGTCTTCTTTTTCGTTGAATATCGCAAcattgcgtgtttaagatgactattttcttgtcagcaataccatacaaaacctggtcatgataacaaaTGCATTGttatgatgacaattttatagttttaaattatagttgtcaCATTCATTcatggtcatttttaccataaaattgtcactgcaaccagctagttccgtttgatttttgtccaagatgactattttcttgtcagtaaaaccatacaaaaagaggttaagataactaaagcattgtaatgacgacaattttatggtatacagattatagttacccctactatgcgtggtcaaccgtaccatgcgtGCATTGTCcaagcttatagtcgaaataaccatgaaaatgttgtctagaccagttttcccagtcggttgaaaaccaccatacttttctggtcaagcttgcccctaaaatggtagaatttaccatgaaatttttctgagtgtacgataaaaaatgttttcatctgccacacctttttaaacctcattgacaCCGCTGATCGTTTCACGCTTTTTggcagagatgccagtcttctaaCTGGAGTGTTTAGCACTTTTAGCATCATCATCAGGCATGAAATGGCTGCATTCTGGTTTCATTTTAGTTCGTATGTGTGCGTGTCAAAGTGAGTCAAAAATGTCAACGCGTCCACTTTGATGGATTGTACATTTTACAATTCGTAGTTCGGTCTATTTAGTTAGTGTCCGTACCGTACAAAACTTGAATAAATAGTTGATTGAAGGTTGTTTTAGCAAAAGTTTACAAAAATTATTATTCGTAAGCCCGCTTAGAAAAACTTTTAGCAGTATGGGAGTACCAGCATTTTTTCGCTGGTTATCAAGAAAGTATCCCTCTGTCATTGTAGAATGCGTGGAACAAAAGGTAAAGATAACTTTTAGCATTATCTTCATTTGCCATAATAAAGTTTGCGATAAGTCATACAAACAGGAAAAATTTTCCTTTATATTTTTGGCTCTATTCAACTGAAAAGtttgaattaaataaaaattgtttccCTCTGGGCAATCGAATCTAACCTTATTTGtgtgaagaaagaaaaaaacaaacacatGCATTCGGTATACATGCGCCGTGTTTTGGTTGctgattcaatttttttttttattttcatttgtagGCTACCGATGATGAAGGTAATGTTCTCTACGATGATATGTCTAAGCAAAATCCCAATAAAGTAGAGTTTGATAACCTGTATTTGGATATGAATGGAATCATCCATCCATGTACACATCCGGAAGACAAACCAGCTCCAAAGGACGAGGATGAAATGATGGTAGCAATATTTGAATGCATTGACCGTCTGATGAATATTGTTCGACCAAGAAAACTACTGTACATGGCCATTGACGGTGTAGCTCCACGGGCTAAAATGAATCAGCAGCGTTCCCGGCGTTTTCGAGCGTCTAAGGACACAGCAGAAAAAGCTGCGGAAATTGCGAAAATACGAGAAGAACTCACGAGTAAAGGATGTATTTTGCCTcctgaaaaagaaaaaggaactCATTTTGATTCTAACTGTATTACGCCCGGCACTCCTTTTATGGACAGGTTAAGTAAATGCTTGCAATACTACATACATGATCGCATGAATAACAATACAGGTTGGAAGggacttaaaataattttgtctGATGCGAATGTGCCAGGAGAAGGAGAACATAAAATTATGGATTACATTCGGAAACAGCGAGCCCAGCCCGACCATGATCCTAACACCCATCATGTGCTGTGTGGGGCAGATGCCGATCTAATTATGCTGGGACTTGCTACTCATGAAACACATTTCACAATTATTAGAGAAGAATTTCTGCCATTTAAGGAACGCCCTTGCGATATTTGCCAgcaaatgggacatgaaatgaAGGATTGTGCTGGATTACAGTCCGAGCGTGACTTGAGCCGATCACCACCCCCTCCAGGAAAAGAGACACAATTTATTTTTGTTCGATTGAATGTACTAAAGGAATACCTTCAGAAAGAGCTGGAAATGCCGAATCTTCCGTTTACGTATGACTTTGAGCGAGTAATTGACGACTGGGTATTCATGTGTTTTTTTGTCGGAAATGATTTTCTACCCCATTTACCCAGCTTGGAAATTCGCGAGAATGCAATTGATCGTTTAGTTACTCTGTACAAAAAATGTGTTTATAAAACTAAAGGTTACCTGACAGATTCCGGCAGTGTCACGTTAGATCGGGTAGAACTAATTATGACTGATTTGGGATACGCTGAGGATGAAATTTTCCGCAATCGCAAAGTTTCCGAAGATCGCTTTAAGGAACGAAACAAGCGCATGAAATTGCAGAAGGAACGTGAGCAGCGACCCagttttaatcaaatcaatAACTCTCAATTTGCTCCCACGCCGTTAGGAAGAGGGATCACACCTCAGGCGATTGTTAATCCACGACAGGAAGCAGCACATTTTCGTATGCAAGGTTCTAATCAACAGCGTCAAAATAATGTTACTAGCGATCAAAGCCACCGTGGACAAAAACGTAAAGCTGAAGAGCCTATAAATCGCGCAGCTGAAGAAGAGGAGGAGACTCCCGATGAGGTTCGTCTTTGGGAAGACGGTTTTAAAGACCGTTACTATGAGTCCAAATTTGATGTAATGCCCAATAACGTCAAGTTTCGACAGACTGTGGCTTGGGAGTACGTTCGTGGTCTGTGTTGGGTACTTAAATATTATTACCAGGGTTGTGCAAGTTGGGAATGGTACTTTCCATACCATTATGCTCCGTTTGCATCCGATTTTAAAGGGCTTACCAACGTCAATACACATTTCGACATCGGAACTCCATTCAAACCATTGCAGCAGTTAATGGGAGTGTTTCCGGCGGCTAGTAGAAGTCATGTACCAGCGCCGTTTGCCGAGCTGATGGTCGATCCAAAATCACCGATTATTGATTTTTATCCTATCGATTTCCATATTGACTTAAATGGGAAAAAGATGGCCTGGCAAGGAGTGGCACTGTTGCCTTTCGTCGACGAAAAAAGATTATTCAAGGCAACTGATCCAAGAGTGCCGCAGTTGACACTAGAAGAACGTAAGTAAATTAATATTCTGTACTATTCACTATAATGAAATATATTATTGTTGGCAATGTTATAATGAAGGATACTAGTATACTCCATTGGGCATGAAatcgtttaatattttttagaatcggtggttctacaattgatggaggcacggtaggggaaagtaatgaaaattttttggtgtggAGGGGAAAGTTcgggaaggtgaggggggggggggggttggtaGCTACCATCTAGCATTGTGATGCACTGGTGTAACTATTTGGCATACTCTCCTATTGGCATTATAATATGAATATAGTTGAACAGAAAGAATGAGTAAATTCTTTTTTGGGtgaaataatagaaaaaatcagatTTAGATGATTTTGAGTAAATAATTGTTAAGTTATTGATAAATCTATAAATTTTTCAATCAACAAAACAATGATTAAAatcaattaataaaaataaatgtatatttatatataatataaataaaatgaataaatcaatAATCCAATAAATCTAATACATCGATAGGTAtacctcgttagtacgtaccctcgataacaCGCACGTACAtattgcctcgatagtacgtacattttccagcaactCTTTACTTGCCTTATTCCAAGCTTCACAAAGGGCAGAACCATTGGtttaaagaaaataacaatGAACTGGTATACCAAGtcaataccactaaaatatttatttattaaattgtatatgcaaatttgcaaatttcatgcaatattaaaCTTAATAAAACAATGCTTCAAAGCCTAAATTTGTggttcgatagtacgtacatttcgataatacgtacgctaaacgaagcaaagttgtacgtactatcgaggtattccTGTAATATGAATCTATAAATCGGCTCCAACTTATCAAAAGGGCATCAAAATAAACATCTAATTTTCACGCAAACGCAAGTACGCGTGCAAATTATGTGGAATTCACATAAATAGTACGACAAAAAGTTGGATGGAATATATTTATATGGTTTAATATTgatttcttcttcagcagccgTCAGCAGCAgacggggtggctcgtgctgtttcaagcactcgtctccattcaactcggtcttgggccattcgtcgccaatttcctagtcgtctcagaagtcgcaaatcgctttcgacctggtcgagccatcgtgcacgttgggcccccctgttcctggtgacggtggggttgttgaagaggactattttcgtcgcactgtcgtccggcatcctgacgacgtgtccggcccaccgtagcctgctaactttcgttagatgtacgatgggaatctccccaagcagtgattcatacgcctcgtgattcatacgcctccgccactctcctcgttcagtttgtactccgccaaatatcgtccgcagcactttccgctcgaacacggcaagggcgcgtatgtcttcTGTGAGCAGAGTCACGTTGGAGCCgcgtgtttgtttttttttgagcctcttcctttcatgtatttggtcttcgacctatttatttttagcccaattctcctagactccgctttcagtctggcgtagattgcctccgccgtcgcaaagttcctggcaatgatgtcgaagtcatctgcaaagcttagaagttggctactcttggtaaaaatcgtgcctcttgtttcgatgcccgctcgtcggatcaccccctcaagagcgatgttgaacagcatgcaggatagaccgtcaccttgtctcaaccctcgccgcgtctcgaagggactcgagagtgtcccagagatgcgtacgaaacacatcactcgatcctacgtagctctgatcagtcgcgtcagtttgtccggaaaaccgtattcgtgcattatctgccatagcttgtctcgatccactgtatcgtatgctgctctgaaatcaataaagatgtgatgcgtgggcacgttgtactcccgacatttctgtcggatagtaaaaatttggtccgcagttgcgcgagcccccatgaaacccgcctgataattccctacgaaactttgtgctatcggtgacagacggcgtaacaggatcttggagagtaccttgtaggcggcgtttaccagcgtaataccacgatagttgcagcagtctagccgatcaccctttttgtagatgggacaaaccactctttccatccattcctccggtagcttttcctcctcccaaatcctcgaaatagcccagtgtagagcctttgctagcgtttctccgccatgtttataaagctctgtcggtaggcggtccttcccagcggctttattggtttttggaagcccgatttctcgtttgacttcttggagatcaagtGCTAGGACAtaactatcttccatgggcgctcccaggttaatttccgttccgcctccttctgcgacttcgccattgaggtgttcatcgaagaactgcttccatctgtcgaccacctcgcgctcgtttgtaattagattccctccctcgtccctacacatgtcaggttttggtgtgtagcccttccgagtttggttcaccttctcataaaacttgcgggtgtcatttgCTCGGAAttgttgctctaattcttcacgatctctatcctccttttggcgctttttcctcctcaggatcgtgatcaactggttcctagctcgtcggtatttggccaggttctctctagtggcaaatttagataatttttccaagcatttttttctcctccaccgcttgttggcattccccatcaaaccaatcattttgtgttttCCGAGGcttaatacctagtgccgcggtagcggcctctccgatggccgagcgtattctgccccaaccgtcttcgaggtttgaagcacctaactcctcggaagaaggcagtgcctcattcagtactcgcgcgaagttctcggcagcttttgggttatctagctgcctgatgttcagccgaggagggcggctttgacgtgtccggtatacggtggacagctttgagcgcacatgtactgctactaggtaatggtcagaatcaatatccgcaccccgacgggagcgtacgttcgtgatgttagagaaaaaccggccctctatgagaacgtggtcaatttggctcattgtacgttggtcaggtgatctccagatggctttgtggatatccgcggcctcgggaagctgcgaagattatacatcgttggctgttatcgtttgtgtcggtgtgcaggctatgatcTCCTACCACCGGTTTATACATctcttccctgccgacctgggcgtttatatccccgatgacgatcttgatgtcccgtagcgagcagctgtcgtacgttgcctccagcctcgcgtagaacgcttctttctcatcgtcgggtctaccttcgtgcgggcacgttaatgatgctataattgaagaaacggccctttatcctcaatacacacattctctcgttgatcgccttccaatctattacgcgatcctgcattccgcccaacactacaaagcccgtttccagttcgttggtagcgccaccgctctggtaaaactgggcctttccgccacagattttccataccttctctcctttgcgacagatttcctgcagagctacgatgccgagtttgcgaggTTCAAGCTgctcaatcagcacccgctcgcaacctgcgaaattgagcgatctgcagttccaagtaccgagtctccattcgtcgtccttgttccgtcgccttggtcgatgccgaatattccgctccgaatatgcttgaattttgctagttgtaatttaatttaggtgtgtagccgtgcaggggcaacactaccgagtctcgcaaAGGGACTGCCaccttatagtgccgagactcactatacctccttcccggtgaGTATaggaccttagtttccaccggggttggttacccgatcttcgccaaggtttctcgtattccggctggtaccacgaggaggtcgggatcggagttgctggataagaggttaACGACCACTacattccgcattatccagccgtttaccaaccataaTATTGATATGTAAGTGTTTATTTTTTAAGGAGAaatcctcactcggtttgtttacatgttttcaGTCACGCCTATTTGAAAAGCTGGGGACGAAATCTATCTATAAACCCATAaaagcactctttttgctaccaacgctATAATAGCCTTATAACACTAGCACTACAAAAGATAAAGCAATGCTTAGTTCAGGATTATTGTAGATTATAAGTAATACAACTGTTctatatataacttttgaaaattctgcttggctgaggccaTAGAAAGAGTAAAATCGAATCCCAACTGATGTCATCCCTGGTTATCGGTAATGTCATCGAGCTGCATTGCAAAATCGATTATGTAGTGAATTCGTTTCTTAATAGcattagcatagcatagcataaacAACCATACATaccatgggtggctgatattgtgtacccgtaagtacaccatacaaCTATAGCCATATCcgtacgattgtagaaatggggtAGTTGAGCACATACTTTATGAGGATGCgtaaaaactcacgcaatctttaTAGGTGTTCATGTACCCAGTAATATGCGATATGAAtataatatgaatatataagcgtaaaaatgaaatgaaatggagcatatatgggcaaaaatagaacaatctcaacAGCAATTCGTcgaatgaaatataattgcgtcatttgagtttccatcagtgcatgtaatataaaataattgatttatttttcaCTCTGATAttcatgtgcattatttaaacttgtcacggttaaagttttcactgtacagtaggaagTGCTTaacgagctaaaacaaaacaaattattaGAATTATATATCAGGCTTACCTTGCCGTGTGGCTCAGCTGTCTGCCCAAAATCGCAGTTTTGAAATCAGCCAGCCGGGAACtcgcattaccgggtatggcgcATAGAGGCGCTAGTCAGGGGCTTGAGATGGCAAGAGCTATGTTAGTCGCTTTTTTCTTTgccttctccatttcataccctgtagTGAATTCGTTTCTTAATATGTATTAATTGTAATCCGTAATAAATCAGTGATACTGGAAGTTTGATAGTAATGttagatgaaataaaactgcaattcaaaattaacattttcagGTAGACCGAAATCCCTACTGATTTTATCTACATTTTGTCAATGCGTTTACATTGGCATTTCCAGCACAATttttgtctcgaatatttttgattggaatgaaatattGCTGATATCCGAAGTGATTTGTGATTAGGGCGCAACAAAAGAATAAGACCATTCTCTATTTTTACCTGATTTTATAAttaatacagtggtttaccgattttatctacccctccgaaaatttttggtaggtACATTTGGCAAGTAGACAAATttgagaaaaataaattgcacttaattaatttaaatgaataaaaaattattgtatttctgtatggactcatcactgcgaccagtgtcgttgatctattgtgatatcgcccgggtatttgctgtataacctgcactgcatttttgtGCAATAACCGCTATTGAATgaacgatatgcttattaaacttTATGCGTGCGTGGGGTTTATTCTTTTTTAATGCcagctctactttacccaccttgctcctcactgccagtactgtcTCCAATTACAGCAATCCCTGGTTCGGGTGACCAGTACACTCAACTGTAACagtgactttttgcactgtcaagagtgctCTATGGGGgtcatatagaattcagcatgaaagaagggtaatgaggggcctgagtataaatccatgctaaagtcacttgacatcgaatggcctgatcctattaagattcgaacccacgaccactagCTTGTCAacgcagactcggtaaccttgcggctacgccCCCCCCCCAATTATTGCTGATGttgatcattttcttcaattatatattattttagtgtaattttacgcataggaCTCATTTTATTTGTATCAGCCATTAACAATAATGCATATCAATTCGGCGATTTTATGGAATAATGCATtacgaaatttaaaattgttccTATTTGATCCAAATTTGATGTAGTTATTCCTTTACAGTAAATTTGAGACCCGTTTTTTTAAATGGTACTTAGGGTTCTCCTTTCCTGTGGTCCTAGTGGTTCTAGTGGTCCCATAAACTATCATTTTTGTCCAAAATCTCAAAAAGGATCATTGTGAAGTATTAAACGCATATTGCGTTACAGAATAATTAGATGTTAATTTGCGTATTTGATACTAGCGTTTTTATACCTATTCTGTACAGAATACACGTGTATAActacataccacagatgccatgTAGTTAACTATAAAATATaaagaaatattctctgttaTTTATAAATTCATGAAACCCTCAAAGTTGTCATGCCGCATGGTTGaaatgataatttaaaaaaaggtagataaaaacgggaacaaatggtagacaaaatcggggggtACCTAGAATCGGGAGTTGATTAAATAAGGTGTACACATAATCGAAATACCACTGTATTATATTATTTTTGAAGTAAGTCCTTTTTTGAGGTGTTTTAATACATTTAGTGACGCTGgtcgtttgttgtacgatatttctcgccgccttaaagctgaataaaaagatgccgctaaaagacagagctggtcagctacgtacagaacagcttaagcgatagaCTGAACAtgttgaacaactcttccgagtttcaaatgtcaaagactatcaaaaccagcagcgtatgacaccAGCAgctcgtcgaattaatcgcatcAACTCGGAGGCGTCATCACGGGATGAAATTGAAGCGGCCATccagagtatgaaatccaatagagcgccagggatactttgagagtaatatagAGCAACGTGGTGCCACACCAGTTACCGCAGTCAATTAGGATTTCTTTTTTTAGGGAGAAAATCGATCTGGTGGCAGCATGCTGGATTCCGTGATAGCCGATCATGTATAGACCATATCACagcgctccgcattatattggagcagatcaacgaattccaggactctcttctgctggtgttcattTACTTACAAGAagccacgaaaacatctgaggCGCACTTAGACATAGagaagttccagataagctagtccatctcatcgaggcttagtacgaggcgttctcatgCAAGGTTTTGCTCAACGGTACCTTGTCCGACTCTATACGGGTTACTACTGACGTGAGACAGAACTGCATTTTATCCCCGCTGCtctttctcatcgttatgaatgagatattagttggagcaattgacagtagaccaaatcgaggattgccttgtaATCCTCTCaagatggagcagctaaattaGCTCGagctagccgacgacattgtcttgctcgcacaacacgCTCAatccagatcactctacatatgAAACTGAATTTTTAACTCAGGCGTTCAATTCGTACtgttgtatgcctgcgaaacgt contains these protein-coding regions:
- the LOC128734473 gene encoding 5'-3' exoribonuclease 2 homolog, which translates into the protein MGVPAFFRWLSRKYPSVIVECVEQKATDDEGNVLYDDMSKQNPNKVEFDNLYLDMNGIIHPCTHPEDKPAPKDEDEMMVAIFECIDRLMNIVRPRKLLYMAIDGVAPRAKMNQQRSRRFRASKDTAEKAAEIAKIREELTSKGCILPPEKEKGTHFDSNCITPGTPFMDRLSKCLQYYIHDRMNNNTGWKGLKIILSDANVPGEGEHKIMDYIRKQRAQPDHDPNTHHVLCGADADLIMLGLATHETHFTIIREEFLPFKERPCDICQQMGHEMKDCAGLQSERDLSRSPPPPGKETQFIFVRLNVLKEYLQKELEMPNLPFTYDFERVIDDWVFMCFFVGNDFLPHLPSLEIRENAIDRLVTLYKKCVYKTKGYLTDSGSVTLDRVELIMTDLGYAEDEIFRNRKVSEDRFKERNKRMKLQKEREQRPSFNQINNSQFAPTPLGRGITPQAIVNPRQEAAHFRMQGSNQQRQNNVTSDQSHRGQKRKAEEPINRAAEEEEETPDEVRLWEDGFKDRYYESKFDVMPNNVKFRQTVAWEYVRGLCWVLKYYYQGCASWEWYFPYHYAPFASDFKGLTNVNTHFDIGTPFKPLQQLMGVFPAASRSHVPAPFAELMVDPKSPIIDFYPIDFHIDLNGKKMAWQGVALLPFVDEKRLFKATDPRVPQLTLEERLRNENGLARLYLSPGPETYKLVKNMYSGDVDYEREVPLLVDCVQCLIIPTKENVKPDGVLPSPIPGLHPVCENSVLTVKFLDPKYADGFVFPARKLEGARDQPKVLGANEGPVVGFGPRTDRARLGNAGHRMMNHYTGANDRGGGIGRGGNNNFNRGGNNAVAGNSRTGETSSFDGGSNNSNRNSAYPPNVNRSSGSGGSSGMSVFEQLSSRINQYQQEVMSEISRNANNSGVMLPNPFANQIRYDYNSANNSNGGGYRNRGYNHSQQRGRNTHGNFHGGNQFQQRNQGGVGAHRNNNFNQGSGNNNRFGSNNSNRFNNSRRNY